One window from the genome of Salvia miltiorrhiza cultivar Shanhuang (shh) chromosome 7, IMPLAD_Smil_shh, whole genome shotgun sequence encodes:
- the LOC130994114 gene encoding uncharacterized protein LOC130994114 yields MFGYFDLEEEIKQLGYTSWRCLAFKVPRTLVFMDLCDDKQVMQMIQCCTSTITCVSIYVDDGKKGKVKKAVTESETVTKTVTKTITTTKSSSNKGKGKVNQSKGKEKVFDREEPASVVKEQNVQIELSKGKDTDRVVKEQNVHIEPRTEHDVLMEELHETDEDDDDYVPQFSETEDVESDDSLGDKELGSEDEEYMQARSNVRESIGVIAEISLEKENEEERLSEYDDSDKERSDSSDSDGQVVRSKQPKAVYDPRGDIADLKLVLGMRFEDGFQCKKALVSWSIVKGHPIHFRRVTKDQCEAYCEEPCQWRIYASIKKNEKSLVVKILGKDHTCAFAIGNKQASYKWLGEEYTEVFRVRPQMCVEDFRNDVKRRFNIVVPNGRLYRAKAHALQLLRGTVQGHYHKLRSYVAELMRVDREGRFELLCGDGTIFQGLYIGFSALKKGFL; encoded by the coding sequence ATGTTTGGTTATTTTGACTTAGAGGAGGAAATCAAGCAGCTTGGGTATACTTCTTGGAGGTGTTTAGCTTTCAAGGTTCCTAGAACTTTAGTGTTTATGGATTTGTGTGATGATAAGCAGGTAATGCAAATGATACAATGTTGTACATCTACAATTACATGTGTGAGTATCTATGTGGATGATGGGAAAAAGGGAAAGGTCAAGAAGGCTGTCACTGAATCTGAAACTGTTACTAAGACAGTTACGAAGACTATAACAACCACTAAGAGTAGTAGTAataaggggaaggggaaggtaAATCAGTCCAAAGGGAAAGAGAAGGTGTTTGATAGGGAAGAGCCTGCTAGTGTAGTGAAAGAGCAGAATGTGCAGATTGAGTTAAGTAAGGGCAAGGATACTGACAGAGTGGTGAAGGAGCAGAATGTGCATATTGAGCCAAGGACTGAGCATGATGTGCTGATGGAGGAGCTGCATGAAacagatgaagatgatgatgattatgtTCCTCAATTTAGTGAGACAGAGGACGTAGAGTCAGATGATTCTTTAGGTGATAAAGAGCTAGGGTCAGAAGATGAAGAGTATATGCAAGCAAGAAGCAATGTCAGGGAAAGTATTGGTGTCATTGCTGAAATAAGTTTAGAGaaagagaatgaagaagaaagattgTCTGAATATGATGATTCTGACAAAGAGAGGTCTGATAGCAGTGACTCAGATGGTCAAGTTGTTAGAAGCAAACAACCTAAAGCTGTGTATGATCCAAGGGGAGATATTGCAGATTTGAAGCTTGTTCTAGGCATGCGGTTTGAGGATGGTTTTCAGTGCAAGAAAGCACTGGTATCATGGAGCATAGTTAAAGGTCATCCAATTCACTTTAGAAGGGTAACCAAGGATCAGTGTGAGGCTTATTGTGAGGAGCCTTGTCAGTGGAGAATCTATGCCAGTATAAAGAAAAATGAGAAGTCTTTGGTGGTGAAGATCTTGGGTAAGGATCACACATGTGCATTTGCAATTGGTAATAAGCAAGCAAGTTATAAGTGGCTTGGGGAAGAGTACACTGAGGTCTTCAGAGTTAGACCTCAGATGTGTGTTGAGGATTTTAGGAATGATGTTAAGAGGAGGTTTAACATAGTTGTTCCAAATGGACGGTTGTACAGGGCCAAAGCACATGCCTTACAGTTGCTTAGAGGCACTGTGCAGGGCCATTACCATAAATTAAGGAGTTATGTTGCGGAGTTGATGAGAGTGGACAGAGAGGGCAGATTTGAGCTCCTGTGTGGGGATGGTACCATATTTCAGGGACTGTACATTGGGTTTTCAGCGTTGAAGAAGGGATTTTTATAG
- the LOC130996094 gene encoding uncharacterized protein LOC130996094: MNFSPSSSYGASSSMATPDSLPECTCKLRVEMKTSRTHLNPGRRFLRCSNKEKQCGFFEWVDPEIKPRNQDDDAEKLNFWIGECYRLQKYVEEDMKRIRLLEDEVRLLRMEKVKGSKNWKKKVFVCACVVGVVSVVIQAFVA; encoded by the exons ATGAATTTCTCGCCTTCTTCATCTTATGGCGCCTCTTCTTCCATGGCTACACCTGATTCCCTTCCTGAATGTACGTGCAAACTTCGAGTGGAGATGAAAACGTCGCGAACGCACCTCAATCCTGGGCGAAGATTCCTCAGATGCTCCAACAAAGAG AAACAATGTGGCTTCTTTGAGTGGGTAGATCCTGAAATAAAGCCTAGAAATCAAGATGATGATGCTGAAAAACTGAACTTCTGGATTGGAGAATGCTATCGCCTGCAAAAATATGTGGAGGAAGATATGAAGCGAATTAGATTGTTGGAGGATGAAGTGAGACTCCTCAGAATGGAGAAGGTTAAGGGCAGCAAGAACTGGAAGAAGAAGGTGTTTGTTTGTGCTTGTGTTGTTGGAGTTGTTAGTGTGGTAATTCAAGCATTTGTTGCTTAG